Proteins encoded together in one Thermoproteales archaeon window:
- the radA gene encoding DNA repair and recombination protein RadA has protein sequence MNEDVEQNKISGLLKYPGIGKITIQKLEKAGILNINDLLLFNPEEIMEKADIDIEKALHILKLARRILGRQPKVLKAIEYEQVMNSREFITTGVASIDSMLGGGIFVWDIYEFAGEYGSGKTQLCHQLAVAVQLSREKGGLESASIYIDTEGTFSPKRIRDIARKFKLNVRNVLENIFVFRPINVSELEDVVTGEIRDIVRNCVKLVIVDSIIALYRAEFKGREWLARRQQRINYLIDWLKRYAHMYNIAVVYTNQVLSQPVPWGATLKIPAGGNIIAHAATHRFILRSLKEKWHIECIDSPRIPKGSEACFKITGKGLEDI, from the coding sequence TTGAATGAAGATGTAGAACAAAACAAAATTTCCGGTTTGCTTAAGTATCCTGGGATAGGCAAGATAACTATTCAAAAGCTCGAAAAAGCTGGGATATTAAACATTAACGATCTGCTTCTGTTCAATCCGGAGGAAATAATGGAAAAAGCAGATATAGATATCGAAAAAGCATTACATATCTTAAAGTTGGCTCGGCGAATCCTTGGAAGACAACCTAAAGTTTTAAAAGCAATTGAATATGAACAGGTCATGAATTCCCGAGAGTTTATAACTACCGGAGTAGCCTCTATTGATTCTATGCTTGGAGGTGGAATCTTTGTATGGGATATCTACGAGTTTGCTGGTGAATACGGTAGCGGTAAAACACAGCTATGTCATCAATTAGCTGTAGCAGTACAACTATCACGTGAAAAGGGCGGACTTGAGAGCGCAAGCATTTATATAGACACAGAAGGAACTTTCAGCCCTAAAAGGATACGAGATATTGCACGAAAGTTTAAGCTGAATGTGAGAAATGTGTTAGAGAACATCTTCGTTTTCAGGCCAATAAACGTGAGCGAGTTAGAGGATGTAGTTACGGGAGAAATTAGAGATATTGTTAGAAACTGCGTAAAGCTTGTTATAGTTGATAGTATTATAGCGCTATATAGAGCCGAGTTTAAGGGAAGAGAGTGGCTTGCAAGGCGTCAACAACGTATAAATTATCTCATAGACTGGCTTAAAAGATACGCTCACATGTATAACATTGCAGTTGTTTATACAAACCAAGTTTTAAGCCAACCCGTCCCCTGGGGTGCAACTTTGAAAATACCGGCAGGTGGTAATATTATAGCGCATGCTGCAACCCATAGATTTATCCTCAGATCCTTGAAGGAAAAATGGCATATTGAATGTATCGATAGCCCTAGAATTCCCAAAGGTTCTGAAGCTTGCTTTAAAATAACCGGGAAAGGTTTGGAGGATATTTAG